In Kordia antarctica, the following proteins share a genomic window:
- a CDS encoding DUF5687 family protein, whose translation MIKKFLSLQWKEFTRSSSFQKGIAIKILLIIAALYFIGMAILLGSGMFFLIREIYSDKYNIEVDPLVIVNNFLIFWFLLDLMIRYFMQQMPVMNIKPLMTLPIKQKTIIHFLLGKTTISFFNILPLFIFIPFSIVLLVHEYSALHVIAWFISVMAITQVLNFLNILVNKSNTVFYIIVGLLITLVGLEYLYINEYFDAFKISALFGMLFNGLYNHPYLVVIPIGLAIFLYRLNFDYLNKRFYLDSAISKQIKEVETSDLSWMNRFGTLATFLKIDVRMIWRNKRPKQVLIMSCFFLFYGLFFFTQKSYDNMPAMKAFASIFITAGFLFSFGQLVPSWDSEHYKMLMSQNIPYRKYLESKWYLMVLAVFISFILSTPYIYFGWDTYAMIAAGASFNIGINSFVTLFGGALNRVPVKLNEKAKAFSNTQGFNPTQLLIALPKMLLPVLLFYIPYFLTDYNLNAGIITLAVSGAVGLIFRNFFLTQIEKVYQKGKYKTIEAFSEN comes from the coding sequence ATGATCAAAAAATTTCTAAGCTTACAGTGGAAAGAATTTACTCGATCTTCCTCTTTTCAAAAAGGAATAGCCATAAAAATACTACTCATAATTGCCGCGTTATACTTTATTGGAATGGCAATATTACTAGGTTCTGGAATGTTCTTTCTTATCAGAGAAATATATTCAGACAAGTATAATATAGAAGTAGATCCACTAGTTATTGTAAACAACTTCCTCATCTTCTGGTTTCTGCTCGATTTAATGATTAGGTATTTCATGCAGCAAATGCCTGTAATGAACATTAAACCGTTAATGACGTTGCCTATCAAACAAAAAACAATCATTCACTTCTTACTCGGAAAAACAACCATTTCCTTTTTCAACATCTTACCGTTGTTCATATTCATTCCGTTCAGTATTGTATTGCTCGTACACGAATATTCAGCGTTACATGTAATTGCGTGGTTTATCTCCGTAATGGCAATCACGCAAGTGTTAAACTTCTTAAACATTCTAGTCAACAAAAGCAATACGGTTTTCTATATAATAGTAGGATTACTAATTACGCTTGTCGGATTGGAATATCTTTACATTAATGAATACTTTGACGCTTTCAAAATATCAGCACTTTTCGGAATGCTTTTCAACGGATTATACAATCATCCGTATTTAGTTGTCATTCCAATAGGATTGGCAATATTTCTATATCGTTTAAACTTTGACTATCTAAACAAGCGTTTTTACTTAGACAGCGCCATTTCAAAACAAATAAAAGAAGTAGAAACTTCGGATCTTTCATGGATGAATCGTTTTGGAACACTAGCAACATTCCTAAAAATTGATGTACGAATGATTTGGAGAAATAAACGACCAAAACAAGTACTCATCATGTCGTGTTTTTTCCTATTCTACGGACTTTTCTTCTTCACACAAAAATCGTATGACAATATGCCAGCGATGAAAGCTTTTGCATCAATCTTCATTACGGCAGGATTCTTATTCTCGTTTGGACAATTAGTTCCTTCTTGGGATAGCGAACACTACAAAATGCTCATGAGTCAAAACATTCCATACCGTAAATACCTAGAATCAAAATGGTATTTGATGGTATTGGCAGTATTTATTTCGTTCATTCTAAGCACGCCATACATTTACTTTGGTTGGGACACATATGCAATGATTGCCGCTGGCGCATCGTTCAATATCGGAATCAACTCGTTTGTAACACTATTTGGTGGCGCGCTCAACAGAGTTCCTGTCAAACTCAACGAAAAAGCAAAAGCATTCAGCAACACACAAGGCTTCAATCCGACGCAATTACTCATTGCTTTGCCAAAAATGTTGTTGCCAGTATTACTCTTTTACATTCCATACTTCTTAACAGATTACAACCTAAACGCAGGAATCATCACACTAGCTGTAAGTGGCGCAGTTGGATTAATATTCAGAAACTTTTTCCTCACACAAATAGAAAAAGTATACCAAAAAGGAAAATACAAAACCATCGAAGCTTTCAGCGAAAACTAA
- a CDS encoding ABC transporter ATP-binding protein, with product MISIQNISKTYGQNTVLKIDSLDIPKGQSFGLVGNNGAGKTTLFSLLLDLIQPTTGYISNNNIKVHESEKWKPFTSSFIDESFLIGYLTPEEYFYFIGDLRGQNKATVDKLLAGFEDFFHGEILNQKKYLRDLSKGNQKKAGIVASFIGNPEVIILDEPFANLDPTTQIRLKGIIRKLAQDRQVTVLVSSHDLMHVTEVSDRIVVLNKGEVVKDIVKSEKTLKELEAFFAGTAVEE from the coding sequence ATGATCTCAATACAAAATATATCAAAAACATACGGACAAAACACCGTTTTAAAAATTGACAGTTTAGACATTCCTAAAGGACAAAGTTTTGGTTTAGTAGGAAACAACGGTGCAGGAAAAACAACGCTTTTCAGTTTGCTTTTAGACTTAATTCAGCCAACAACAGGTTACATAAGCAACAACAATATCAAAGTTCACGAAAGCGAAAAATGGAAACCATTTACATCATCATTCATTGACGAAAGTTTCCTAATTGGCTACTTAACGCCAGAAGAATATTTTTACTTCATTGGCGACTTACGCGGACAAAACAAAGCAACTGTTGACAAATTACTAGCAGGTTTTGAAGATTTCTTTCACGGAGAAATACTAAACCAAAAAAAATACTTGCGTGATCTTAGTAAAGGAAACCAGAAAAAAGCAGGAATTGTGGCTTCATTCATCGGAAATCCAGAAGTCATTATCTTAGATGAGCCGTTTGCAAACTTAGATCCAACGACGCAAATCCGACTCAAAGGAATCATCAGAAAACTAGCTCAAGATCGTCAAGTAACCGTATTAGTTTCCAGTCATGACTTAATGCATGTAACGGAAGTTTCCGATAGAATCGTCGTACTCAACAAAGGCGAAGTTGTCAAAGACATTGTAAAATCGGAAAAAACGCTAAAAGAACTCGAAGCCTTCTTTGCAGGAACGGCAGTTGAAGAATAA
- a CDS encoding ferredoxin--NADP reductase, with protein MSGFHSLEVRHIHRETPSAVSVEFHVPEVLQPSFSFKAGQHITIKTTLNGKEIRRSYSLCATPKENKIKVAIKEIENGTFSKYANQELTEGTILNVHPPEGKFVYTPSSHKGNIALFAAGSGITPMMSILKTALEYGNTVALLYGNKSTEETIFHDELIALADKFPNFYLKFVYSQSRTENALTGRIDGASVNYVLKNQMKATDFSHYYICGPEEMIATVSDTLTTNEVAKETIHFELFTSSAKSNAAAEAVSGKTTISITVDDEDFTFDMDASETILDAALKQKIDAPYSCQGGICSSCICRVTEGKAIMEKNQILTDSELAEGMILACQAHPVTATIAIDFDDI; from the coding sequence ATGTCAGGTTTCCATTCATTAGAAGTACGTCATATTCATAGAGAAACACCAAGCGCCGTTAGCGTTGAGTTTCATGTTCCAGAAGTATTACAACCTTCATTCTCTTTTAAAGCAGGACAACATATTACTATTAAAACTACTTTAAACGGCAAAGAAATACGCAGATCGTATTCGTTATGCGCTACGCCAAAAGAGAATAAAATTAAGGTTGCTATTAAGGAAATCGAGAACGGAACGTTTTCAAAGTACGCCAATCAAGAGTTAACCGAAGGAACAATTTTAAACGTACATCCGCCAGAAGGAAAGTTTGTTTATACGCCTTCTTCACATAAAGGAAATATTGCTCTTTTTGCCGCAGGAAGTGGAATTACGCCTATGATGAGCATTTTGAAAACTGCGTTGGAATACGGAAATACGGTGGCGTTGTTGTACGGAAATAAGTCTACGGAAGAAACTATTTTTCATGATGAATTGATTGCTTTGGCAGATAAGTTTCCTAATTTTTATTTGAAATTTGTGTACAGTCAATCACGTACTGAGAATGCATTGACTGGACGAATTGATGGAGCTTCGGTAAATTATGTATTGAAGAATCAAATGAAAGCTACTGATTTTAGTCATTATTATATTTGCGGACCTGAAGAAATGATTGCTACTGTTTCTGATACATTAACTACAAACGAAGTTGCCAAAGAAACCATTCATTTTGAGTTGTTTACGTCTTCTGCTAAATCAAATGCAGCAGCGGAAGCAGTTTCTGGAAAAACAACCATTTCTATTACGGTTGATGATGAAGATTTTACGTTTGATATGGATGCAAGCGAAACTATTTTAGATGCCGCATTGAAACAAAAGATTGATGCGCCATATTCATGTCAAGGTGGAATTTGTAGTAGTTGTATTTGCAGAGTTACCGAAGGAAAAGCAATTATGGAGAAGAATCAGATTTTAACCGATAGCGAATTGGCTGAAGGAATGATTTTGGCGTGTCAAGCACATCCTGTAACTGCAACGATTGCTATTGATTTTGATGATATTTAG